The following are encoded in a window of Thamnophis elegans isolate rThaEle1 chromosome 14, rThaEle1.pri, whole genome shotgun sequence genomic DNA:
- the LOC116517623 gene encoding uncharacterized protein LOC116517623 → MLLCWVPGGLNERDASKFQFCVRSPDILFFHLHWREVAVRKGSVAIACEMEAFAEYSSVRFKQRAVIEFLTAEGVPPIEIHRQMLPVYGDDCVDVSTVRRWAKKCKGGKPGRTDLCDQERSGRPVTATDQFHVKRVDELIKDNQQITQREIAAKLGISQERVGHIIDTLQYRKVCARWVPRMLTPEMYAAYTDDAAEEDIL, encoded by the exons ATGTTGTTGTGTTGGGTACCAGGAGGGTTGAATGAAAGGGATGCCTCCAAATTCCAGTTCTGCGTTAGAAGCCCCGATATTCTGTTCTTTCACCTCCATTGGCGGGAAGTTGCTGTGAGAAAAGGCAGTGTTGCTATTGCTTGTGAAATGGAAGCCTTTGCTGAATATTCCTCAGTACGCTTTAAACAACGTGCCGTGATTGAATTTTTGACTGCTGAAGGAGTTCCTCCAATTGAAATTCACCGCCAAATGCTTCCTGTTTATGGTGATGATTGTGTGGATGTAAGTACTGTGCGTCGCTGGGCCAAAAAATGTAAAGGTGGTAAACCAGGAAGAACTGATTTATGTGATCAAGAACGCAGTGGAAGACCAGTGACTGCCACCGATCAGTTTCATGTGAAAAGGGTTGATGAACTGATCAAGGACAATCAGCAGATCACTCAAAGAGAGATTGCTGCCAAGCTTGGCATTTCACAGGAACGTGTGGGACACATTATTGATACTCTTCAGTATCGGAAGGTTTGTGCAAGATGGGTTCCTCGCATGCTGACGCCAGAGATGTATGCAGCATATACAGATG ATGCTGCAGAGGAAGATATACTTTGA